One Campylobacter concisus DNA segment encodes these proteins:
- a CDS encoding OmpP1/FadL family transporter has protein sequence MKRVLLSIVATCSLLNAGGYKVPEQSADSLGLAASNVAFSFGADAAYFNPANMMFLDGLHHFESTLGWFHINSIDFKSDGGKSYSSEKFDSLAGTFSFVTPEIYENWRFGLALAVPAAVGISWEDPETAFTGKRFKLQVVELNPTVAYRINDKLAIALGARGVYSKGKIASDFGRFGYREIQGDGINYGYNVALTYRPIEDLSFAVTYRSKVNLELKGSADADFNGQLAPISYHGKTSVKIPLPAQLVLATGYKFSDFTLLLAFERTYWSKFKDYDFEYDDKTAAHSHPILGRYFKAFMDDPVVKNAKDTNTYRIGLAYDVNEKLRLMAGFSYDEDITSSEHTGLELPNTTSQAYSFGANYKFTPNLELGLGYLYQHRDKKRATGIKNGTGNGTGSMSGEFDASSV, from the coding sequence ATGAAAAGAGTGCTTTTAAGCATTGTTGCGACGTGTTCATTATTAAATGCTGGGGGTTACAAGGTCCCTGAGCAAAGTGCTGACTCTTTAGGGCTTGCTGCTAGTAACGTAGCCTTTAGTTTTGGGGCTGACGCGGCTTATTTTAACCCTGCAAATATGATGTTTTTAGACGGGCTTCACCATTTTGAAAGCACGCTTGGTTGGTTTCATATAAATTCCATCGACTTTAAAAGCGATGGTGGCAAGAGCTACAGCTCAGAGAAATTTGACTCTCTTGCTGGCACATTTAGCTTTGTAACGCCAGAAATTTATGAAAACTGGAGATTTGGGCTAGCCCTTGCTGTGCCCGCTGCTGTTGGCATCTCGTGGGAGGATCCAGAGACTGCTTTTACTGGCAAGAGGTTCAAACTACAAGTTGTCGAGCTAAATCCAACCGTGGCTTACCGCATAAATGACAAACTTGCCATTGCTTTGGGCGCTAGAGGCGTTTATAGCAAGGGCAAGATAGCAAGTGATTTTGGACGTTTTGGCTACAGAGAGATACAAGGTGATGGCATAAACTACGGCTACAACGTCGCTCTTACATATAGACCTATCGAGGATCTAAGCTTTGCGGTTACTTACCGCTCGAAGGTAAATTTAGAGCTTAAAGGTAGCGCTGATGCTGATTTTAACGGGCAGCTCGCACCTATAAGCTATCATGGCAAAACTAGTGTCAAGATCCCTCTACCTGCACAGCTAGTGCTTGCAACTGGATATAAATTTAGTGATTTTACCCTTTTGCTAGCTTTCGAGAGGACTTACTGGTCTAAATTTAAAGATTATGACTTTGAATATGATGATAAGACGGCAGCTCATTCACACCCTATTCTAGGTAGATACTTTAAGGCATTTATGGACGATCCGGTCGTTAAAAACGCAAAGGATACAAACACATATAGGATAGGACTTGCTTACGACGTAAATGAAAAACTTAGGCTAATGGCTGGCTTTTCATACGATGAGGATATCACTAGCAGCGAGCATACTGGCTTAGAGCTTCCAAACACCACCTCTCAGGCATATTCGTTTGGAGCAAACTATAAATTTACGCCGAATTTAGAGCTAGGGCTAGGCTAT
- the nfo gene encoding deoxyribonuclease IV, with amino-acid sequence MRYIGAHVSAAGGVFNAPINAAKIGANAFALFTKNQRQWSAKELSSSEIEQFKANLKASGISADHVLPHASYLINLGHPEKEARTKSLEAFIDEIERASKLGLKLLNFHPGSHLKQISQNECLDNIARCINEALKRTSGVKLVIENTAAQGSNLGFDFAQLAYLIERVDDESRVGVCIDTCHAFAAGYDLRSKEAYAKTMGEFDAIIGYKFLSGMHLNDAKFGLGSKKDRHESLGKGELGLGAFENIINDDKIGEIPLILETIDESIWEDEIKILRNLEKEKL; translated from the coding sequence ATGAGATACATTGGGGCTCACGTAAGTGCGGCTGGAGGCGTCTTTAACGCACCGATAAACGCTGCAAAAATAGGAGCAAATGCCTTTGCGCTTTTTACAAAAAATCAGCGCCAATGGAGTGCAAAAGAGCTAAGTAGTAGCGAAATAGAGCAGTTTAAAGCAAATTTAAAGGCCTCTGGCATAAGCGCCGATCACGTCTTGCCACACGCAAGCTACCTCATAAATTTAGGCCATCCAGAAAAAGAGGCAAGGACTAAATCCCTTGAAGCCTTTATCGATGAGATAGAGCGAGCTAGCAAGCTTGGACTAAAGCTTTTAAATTTCCACCCAGGCTCACACCTAAAGCAAATAAGCCAAAATGAGTGCCTAGATAACATCGCTAGATGCATAAACGAAGCGCTAAAACGAACAAGCGGCGTAAAGCTTGTCATCGAAAACACAGCCGCACAAGGCTCAAATTTAGGCTTTGACTTTGCGCAGCTGGCGTATCTGATCGAGCGTGTGGATGATGAGAGCAGAGTTGGCGTTTGCATCGACACTTGCCACGCATTTGCCGCTGGGTACGATCTAAGAAGCAAAGAGGCTTACGCTAAGACGATGGGCGAATTTGACGCGATCATCGGCTATAAATTTCTATCTGGCATGCACCTAAATGACGCTAAATTTGGTCTTGGCTCAAAAAAAGATAGGCACGAGAGCCTTGGCAAGGGTGAGCTTGGGCTTGGCGCTTTTGAAAATATAATAAATGATGATAAAATAGGCGAAATTCCCTTGATTTTAGAGACGATTGATGAGAGTATTTGGGAAGATGAGATCAAAATTTTAAGAAACCTAGAAAAGGAAAAGCTATGA